A genomic stretch from Plasmodium brasilianum strain Bolivian I chromosome 9, whole genome shotgun sequence includes:
- a CDS encoding dynamin-like protein has translation MESSMYNNLRKLINIIDELRDIGLQKYINLPRICVIGTQSSGKSSVLESIVGLDFLPRGEGIVTRRPIEFRLIHIKENNEPEHWAIFEDEKNKKFTDFNEVRDHINNLTDELAGTNKGIVDEPIVLNIYSTGCPDLSLIDLPGITRVPLKNSDQTDDIERLTREMAFRYVKDPRTIILAVLPANADMSTSDALQIARKVDPKGLRTIGVITKIDLMDKGADASKMLMNDEITLRLGYTGVVNRSIADIRSGKSITQSLKDEQEFFQKHPIYKKLSPNLYGINSLTDKLTKVLLRHIKNFLPDVKIEINDKIRSINDKLYELGTNVPLDATKKTQLLWSMITDYCEIFKNTLKGKYDKRLQVFIENNDIICGLKVRSIFNEFLDEYVGTNVTTELSDYDIDDAICLHEGDSLPGFPSPDTFEFLILPHLKKIYAPVFNCLDKVSQTLDILSQKIANRVLIRFPKLSEQVLDLSQAILMREKENTHNILENFIEAETNYLFTNDSSYLIEHGSIISSNEEDQNDNASGAGGANQDYSSNQQRYQNKRQQSNLSNSNQDINIINSNNNNNNNMQSKYYSNILSDQEYITGKATKYITNAQKSVMSMWNGKDKKKTRYNAQFIQEIRRRLDCYFNIVLRNVRDSVPKIIGYFLIRKLQEKMQFELYSDLNSEQKLYELLNEPPHVVKERENLNKQLEILKKANQVLLKDPNITSINIDLFDANYEQDLIEFQKSLKNSNIQSTPQNYKQNVSSSRTNIQNVSMNDSSVISKRNQMPMQNRNNSPSSVNSNIMKQSSTINQKMGNSSYMQQGHMNDSKGKHLFEKEPMKKKVQYNPLLD, from the exons ATGGAATCATCCATGTATAACAATTTGCGTAAACTGATAAACATCATTGACGAGTTAAGAGATATAGGTTtgcagaaatatataaacttacCACGTATATGTGTAATAGGTACACAGAGTAGTGGAAAAAGTAGTGTTTTAGAATCAATTGTAGGTTTGGATTTCTTACCTAGGGGGGAAGGAATAGTTACAAGGAGGCCTATAGAATTTCGATTGatacatataaaagaaaataatgagCCAGAGCATTGGGCTATATTTGAAGacgaaaagaataaaaagtttACGGATTTTAATGAAGTTAGAgatcatataaataatttaactgATGAATTAGCAGGAACAAATAAAGGTATTGTAGATGAACCGAtagtattaaatatatattctaccGGTTGCCCGGATTTATCTTTAATAGATTTACCCGGAATTACTAGAGTGCCACTAAAGAATTCAGATCAGACAGATGATATAGAAAGGTTAACTAGAGAAATGGCTTTTAGATATGTAAAAGATCCAAGGACTATAATTTTGGCAGTGTTACCAGCAAATGCTGATATGTCTACAAGTGATGCTTTGCAAATAGCCAGAAAAGTGGATCCTAAGGGATTAAGAACAATCGGAGTAATTACTAAAATAGATTTGATGGATAAAGGTGCAGATGCAAGTAAGATGTTGATGAATGATGAAATCACATTACGATTAGGTTATACAGGTGTCGTAAATAGATCAATAGCTGATATTAGGAGTGGGAAAAGTATAACTCAATCCTTAAAAGATGAACAagaattttttcaaaaacatccaatatataaaaaattatctccAAATCTGTATGGTATTAATTCACTTACAGATAAATTAACAAAAGTGCTACTAagacatattaaaaattttttacctGACGTCAAAATAGAAATTAATGACAAAATTAGATCAATAAATGATAAACTATATGAATTAGGTACTAATGTACCACTTGATGCAACTAAAAAAACTCAACTTCTATGGTCTATGATAACAGATTATtgtgaaatttttaaaaatacattgaaaggaaaatatgataaaagaTTACAAGTCTTTATTGAAAACAACGATATCATATGTGGACTTAAAGTTAGAAGTATATTTAACGAATTTTTAGATGAATATGTAGGTACAAATGTAACAACTGAACTGAGCGACTACGATATTGATGATGCTATTTGTCTACATGAAGGAGATAGCTTACCTGGCTTCCCATCCCCAGATACGTTTgagtttttaatattaccacatttaaaaaaaatatatgcccctgtttttaattgtttagATAAAGTTAGTCAAACGCTTGATATTTTATCTCAAAAAATAGCTAACCGTGTTCTCATTAGATTTCCAAAATTATCTGAGCAAGTATTAGACTTATCTCAAGCAATTCTAATGagggaaaaggaaaatacacACAACATTTTAGAGAACTTTATTGAAGCCGAAACAAACTATTTATTTACTAATGATTCGTCGTATTTAATTGAACATGGTAGTATTATTAGTTCAAATGAGGAAGATCAGAATGATAATGCTAGTGGTGCTGGAGGAGCAAACCAGGATTATAGCAGCAACCAACAGAGATATCAGAATAAAAGACAACAATCCAATTTGTCCAATTCAAATCaagatattaatattattaatagtaataacaataataataacaatatgcAGAGTAAATACtattcaaatattttgaGTGACCAAGAATATATTACAGGGAAAGCAACGAAATATATTACCAATGCACAGAAATCAGTTATGAGTATGTGGAATggaaaggataaaaaaaaaactagaTATAATGCTCAGTTTATTCAAGAAATTAGACGTAGGTTAGattgttattttaatatagtcCTTAGAAATGTTAGAGATAGTGTACCTAAAATTATAggttattttttaataagaaaattgcAAGAGAAAATGCAATTTGAATTATACTCAGATTTAAATAGTGAGCAAAAACTTTACGAGTTATTAAATGAACCCCCACATGTAGtaaaagaaagagaaaatctaaataaacaattagaaattttgaaaaaagcaAACCAAGTTCTCTTAAAAGATCCAAATATCACTTCAATTAATATAGATTTATTTGATGCAAATTATGAACAAGATCTAATTGAGTTTCAGAAGAGCTTAAAAAATAGCAACATACAAAGTACCCCTCAAAACTATAAGCAGAATGTGAGTTCCTCTCGAACCAACATTCAAAATGTGAGTATGAATGACAGCTCCGTCATcag CAAACGGAACCAAATGCCAATGCAAAACCGAAACAACTCCCCCAGTTCGGTAAACTCAAACATCATGAAACAATCAAGTACCATAAATCAGAAAATGGGAAATTCTTCTTATATGCAACAAGGTCACATGAACG ATTCAAAAGGAAAGCATTTATTTGAAAAGGAGCCCatgaagaaaaaa gTTCAGTACAACCCCTTGTTGGATTAA
- a CDS encoding ABC transporter B family member 3 — MLELKIPQLKMPQLKMPKLKMPKLKMPKLKTIFFLFVFSFYFFFSFSILNKSLYVRSRILVKNVTKYGNACKKKKKLSDLSCIKNVLRRKEMMNKYSPYTTCKDKMDGLVSVKKSRGLVLYHTNTLVQNLNFVVNIYRGKRKEFTMDVKNKCNSMLISNGVKCGTWIKPVPRRIYYRLFSEHEGYRSNITGKDTKVVELDKQYCRLFFQKIYSRVKEGINRVRVYMKEDNMMNFLWVCKNVLWKRSIFFLTIFVMIHSAVISIVIPRFDNLIFNDLTNRKFDDFFFSLCNCILARVVNMCLCGLRNYIFMITSSDCLKKVKRILFDIYLNKEYEYYDKVDYNTVINKVTVESHDFSDIIPYYINPFIRNFFSIILNFIYIFYLNKKLSMVIAGCFFFSSLLTLMSSKMKKKRIKKINREKINNARISLESLNNMNIIKLFSTELHEYNKYSTSLNTILNLQIKKERFNLLHMILNKLFVTITYVLILLNGNYLLSSKQMDKKIFTSFFFYINNIYSYIDILDYYIDICDIVHQYHYVIKLIKMYAVQNEGLPFGKSNNADSILYDNENNNMPSKMGQANHIATYHSTDNNTSEDVLVCKTSRNEEKSKKYDSLIINRKKSALLFECVDYQDNDVVLNFKNVFFKYNSNPDNYILKNVNMKIYKNSNNVIIGKSGEGKSTLLKIILNLYKCTKGKIYLYNKLLNNYSSREIFDKITYVEQHSKLLKGTIKENLTYGIIDSNQFDMLDLINISKCCTTHEFICRLRKRYETVISNKTELLTSSQKQKICIARALSKYPKILLLDESTSAVDTENERAIFENIKRNPTFKNLTIIRITHKKANLDLSDNIFLLKDGYITRQRRVLSYK; from the exons ATGCTAGAATTGAAAATACCACAACTGAAAATGCCACAACTGAAAATGCCAAAACTGAAAATGCCAAAACTGAAAATGCCAAAACTGAAaactatatttttcctttttgtcttttccttttactttttcttttccttttccataTTGAACAAGAGTCTTTATGTGAGAAGCCGAATTTTAGTTAAGAATGTAACAAAGTATGGCAATGCTtgtaagaaaaagaaaaaactttCTGATTTGAGTTGTatcaaaaatgtattaagACGAAAGGAAATGATGAACAAATATTCTCCATATACAACATGTAAGGATAAAATGGATGGTTTAGTTAGTGTTAAGAAAAGTAGAGGATTGGTTTTGTATCATACAAATACACTTgttcaaaatttaaattttgttgttaatatatatagggGTAAGCGTAAGGAGTTCACAATggatgtaaaaaataaatgtaattccATGTTAATTAGTAATGGGGTAAAATGCGGGACATGGATAAAGCCAGTTCCTCGTCGTATTTATTATAGGTTGTTTAGTGAACATGAGGGGTACAGAAGTAATATTACGGGAAAAGATACTAAAGTAGTTGAATTGGATAAGCAGTATTgtcgtttattttttcaaaagatATATAGTAGAGTGAAAGAAGGTATAAATAGGGTAAGAGTGTACATGAAAGAAGACAATATGATGAACTTTCTATGGGTATGTAAAAACGTATTATGGAAGAgaagtatttttttcttaacaatTTTTGTTATGATACATAGTGCTGTTATCAGTATAGTTATTCCAAGATttgataatttaatttttaacgaTTTAACAAATAGAAAATTcgatgatttttttttttcattatgtaATTGTATTTTAGCACGTGTTGTTAATATGTGTTTATGTGGActaagaaattatatatttatgattaCTAGTTCAGATTGTTtgaaaaaagtgaaaagaattttatttgatatatatttaaataaagagTATGAATATTATGATAAGGTTGATTATAACACAGTTATAAATAAAGTAACAGTAGAGTCTCATGACTTTTCAGATATCATaccttattatataaatccatttataagaaattttttttctattattctaaattttatttatattttttatttaaataagaaattgTCGATGGTTATTGCTggttgcttttttttttcttctctccTGACTTTAATGTcatcaaaaatgaaaaagaaaagaataaaaaaaattaacagagAGAAGATCAATAATGCTAGAATATCTTTAGAATCACTTAATAacatgaatattataaaattatttagcaCAGAACTGCATGAGTATAACAAATACTCAACTTCTTTGAAtactattttaaatttacaaataaagaAGGAACGATTTAATTTACTTCATatgatattaaataaattgtttGTTACTATTACGTATGTGCTTATATTGTTAAATGGTAATTATCTATTGAGCAGTAAACAGATGGACAAAAAAATCTttacttccttttttttttatataaataacatatattcttatattgatatattagATTACTACATTGACATTTGTGATATAGTTCATCAGTATCATTACGTAATTAAATTAATCAAAATGTATGCAGTACAAAATGAAGGTTTACCATTTGGCAAGAGTAATAACGCAGATTCTATCTTATACGATAATGAAAACAACAATATGCCTTCAAAAATGGGACAAGCTAATCATATAGCTACATATCACAGTACTGATAATAACACTAGTGAAGATGTTTTAGTTTGTAAGACAAGTAGGAATGAagagaaaagtaaaaaatatgattctTTGAtcattaatagaaaaaaaagtgcaCTACTATTTGAGTGTGTAGATTATCAAGATAATGATGTAGTACTTAATTTTAAGAAcgtgttttttaaatataacagCAACCCcgataattatattttaaaaaatgttaacatgaaaatttacaaaaattctaataatgtaataatagGTAAGAGCGGTGAAGGGAAGTCcactcttttaaaaataattttaaatttatacaaatgtacgaagggaaaaatatacttatacaataaactattaaataattactcAAGTCGAGaaatatttgataaaattaCCTATGTTGAGCAGCATTCAAAGTTATTGAAAGGAACTATAAAAGAAAACCTTACTTATGGTATTATAGACAGTAATCAATTTGATATGTTAGACTTAATTAACATATCGAAATGTTGTACCACTCATGAGTTCATATGCAGATTAAGAAAGAGGTATGAGACCGTCATTTCTAACAAAACGGAGTTATTAACATCATCgcagaaacaaaaaatttgcatCGCCCGGGCGCTATCCAAGTATCCGAAG ATACTCCTGCTGGACGAGTCAACCTCAGCCGTGGACACGGAAAACGAAAGGgcaatttttgaaaatataaagagaaatcccacttttaaaaatttaacaatAATTCGCATAACTCACAAGAAGGCCAACTTGGACTTATCGGACAACATTTTCCTTCTGAAAG ATGGATACATAACTAGACAAAGGCGTGTTTTAAGTTATAAATAA
- a CDS encoding TMEM65 domain-containing protein: MYVQHISLISNSNTFLQQKKRKFVTINNSLIKYFMKNTLCYNIRFNERHQFRQLSNFFHFKENRKNMYSFYTSDRKNMFMEKRKYHTTPKCHLQTQIITSVVKNKKQNFCLIKRKKRKVHSNYFKYGINISKEKINGVYLYQLLKFLQCNKIELRKFIKSNKIKIYHVYLYNKLNSLNSIERKKYSNIYSFHSKVVKCNEDNNEKGKIPNCGNGLVIAVKEQTQVSAASNEPTRLNDAAKGWKHQSFDQTDEQKKIYGSSKSHYTVLQNSKRYENSQVKSDPSSKLEKKKEKSSYISEADNIIQQKVLEESLKNMYTIDNANNVNSSKKYDQNVFKRVEYNSKDFEKQIDEKSHEKGEMNIKKHDLILVALSGCIPFICFGFVDNSFMIISGDLFDSTFCIFLGFSTMAAAGLGNLTSDVLGIFIGGYIEKIIAYVGFPRINLTNKQLKMNRTRRYYYIGSAIGIAIGCLLGMIPLLFIDSNKLEEKKNRRKKKNTSKFPNIDKTIFNFVSSKLPSYINSNYAFLFILDKANNNFYSYIDNQLVHFPLSDGIIGEVYKSKKTINYESGSLLKNFIHLNMPINNQEQNQKFENDDHQKNATSLKINKNANLFFEKKRINVHQIMAAPVFSLNETIIGVVVVINATNKISFNDKDANFLNMFCSHISQEIEDQKGLDVSLKLCKKTVYD, encoded by the exons ATGTATGTTCAGCATATTTCTCTTATATCTAATAGTAACACTTTtttacaacaaaaaaaaagaaaatttgttACTATAAATAATTCACTCATAAAATACTTTATGAAAAATACTTTGTGTTACAACATTCGTTTTAATGAACGTCATCAGTTTCGTCaattaagtaatttttttcattttaaagaaaatagaaaaaatatgtacagcTTTTATACCTCggatagaaaaaatatgtttatggAGAAACGAAAATATCATACAACTCCTAAGTGCCATTTACAAACTCAGATAATAACAAGTgtagttaaaaataaaaaacagaatttttgtttaattaaaagaaaaaaaaggaaagtacATAGTAATTATTTCAAATACGGGATAAACATAAGTAAAGAAAAGATAAACGgtgtatatttataccaattacttaaatttttacaatgtAACAAAATTGAACtaagaaaatttattaaaagtaacaaaataaaaatttatcatgtttatttatataacaaacTTAACAGTCTCAATAGTATAGAACgcaaaaaatattctaatatttattcttttcactCGAAAGTTGTAAAATGTAATGAAGATAACAACGAAAAGGGGAAAATTCCGAACTGCGGAAATGGGTTAGTTATAGCTGTGAAGGAACAAACACAAGTGAGTGCTGCATCGAATGAACCAACACGACTGAATGACGCAGCGAAGGGATGGAAACATCAATCGTTCGACCAAACAGatgagcaaaaaaaaatctacGGAAGTAGCAAATCACATTACACTGTTCTGCAAAACTCCAAACGATATGAAAATAGTCAGGTAAAAAGTGACCCAAGTTCCAagttggaaaaaaaaaaagaaaaaagtagtTACATTAGCGAAGCAGACAATATTATACAACAAAAAGTTTTAGAAGAATcattgaaaaatatgtataccaTCGATAATGCTAATAACGTCAACTCAAGTAAAAAATACGAtcaaaatgtatttaaaagGGTGGAGTACAATTCTAAAGATTTTGAGAAACAGATTGATGAAAAGAGCCATGAAAAAGgagaaatgaatataaaaaaacatgacCTAATATTAGTAGCACTCTCTGGATGTATTCCTTTTATATGTTTCGGTTTTGTTGACAATTCATTTATGATAATATCAGGTGATTTGTTCGATTCAAcgttttgtatttttttgggCTTTAGTACTATGGCCGCGGCGGGTTTAGGAAATTTAACTAGTGATGTTTTAGGTATATTTATTGGAggatatattgaaaaaataattgctTATGTAGGGTTTCCTCGAATTAATCTAACAAATAAgcaattaaaaatgaacagaACTCGaagatattattatataggtAGTGCTATAGGAATCGCTATTGGTTGTTTACTTGGTATGATacctttattatttatagatAGTAACaaattagaagaaaaaaaaaatagaagaaaaaaaaaaaatactagtAAATTCCCGAATATtgataaaacaatttttaattttgtgtcAAGCAAATTACCtagttatataaattcaaattatgcatttttatttatccttGATAAGGCcaacaataatttttattcatatattgaCAATCAATTAGTTCATTTTCCACTTAGCGATGGTATTATTGGAGAAGTatacaaaagtaaaaaaactATTAACTATGAAAGTGGTAGTCTTTTGAAAAACTTTATCCATTTGAATATGCCTATAAATAATCAAGAGCAAAACCAAAAATTCGAAAATGATGATCATCAAAAGAATGCAACTTCCttgaaaattaataaaaatgcaaacttatttttcgaaaaaaagagaatcaATGTTCACCAGATTATGGCGGCCCCTGTCTTCAGTCTAAAc GAAACCATAATCGGTGTTGTCGTAGTAATAAATGCGACgaataaaatttctttcaATGATAAAGATGCTAACTTTTTGAACATGTTCTGCTCGCACATCTCGCAGGAGATAGAAGACCAAAAAGGCCTTGATGTGTCATTGAA gttatgcaaaaaaacagtatatgactaa
- a CDS encoding bicoid-interacting protein BIN3 gives MTCIFKNSENREIAKLKDLFEIKSIDAIYGDEIINKNCKNCRNRKNGKNKRICLHGNYPNYFYERYKKRTVCNKVIINRGDAKSWKEEEEYKNNERICYIIEQTNKKEKENIDDYRLTYVNNLIKDIFNGKDILDIGCNCGVTTFLLSLKYKCKRVNGIDIDYSIINKNVGLLKLFIEFVLIYNSQKHMIPFFLNHKNLFQIQKDIFLDLYFLYEHMKQVGELRNYKNELKDWGAVTVQTNEKVERKYEVIRTGVVKNAGKLCEKNEGKLSDKNLGFVNETSNIEDRANQYYFPFNIYFLCSNIFDEKFDKIECMYDIIICFSVLKWIQLNYGDDCLVLFFKLVHKMLKSGGYFILEYHKEIKYKIKSNEKKYYKHETKLNYDNFDDLVQGTCHNTHKMVLIEKTHFRENERKGDIQRKKKGSGMFNRTICIYRKV, from the coding sequence ATGACctgcatttttaaaaatagtgaaaatagagaaattgcaaaattaaaagatcTCTTTGAAATCAAGTCAATTGATGCAATTTATGGAGacgaaataataaataaaaattgcaaaaactgcagaaataggaaaaacgggaaaaataaaagaatttgcCTGCATGGCAATTACCCCAATTATTTTTACGaaagatacaaaaaaagaacagtATGTAATAAGGTGATAATAAATAGGGGAGACGCAAAATCATGGAAGGAGgaagaagaatataaaaataatgaacgGATTTGCTATATAATAGAGCAAACGAAtaagaaagagaaagaaaatattgaTGATTACAGATTGAcatatgttaataatttaattaaggATATATTCAATGGAAAAGATATTTTAGATATTGGTTGTAATTGTGGTGTTACTACCTTTTTGTTAAGTTTAAAATACAAGTGCAAAAGAGTAAATGGTATAGATATTGATTATTCCATAATTAATAAGAACGTGggtttattaaaattatttattgaatttgttttaatatataacagtCAAAAGCATATgataccattttttttaaatcataaaAATCTTTTTCAAATTCAGAAAGATATTTTTCTTGATCTgtactttttatatgaacatatgaaGCAAGTAGGAGAGCTAAGGAATTATAAAAACGAACTTAAAGATTGGGGTGCCGTGACAGTtcaaacaaatgaaaaagttGAAAGGAAGTATGAAGTCATAAGAACAGGAGTTGTAAAAAATGCAGGCAAATtatgtgaaaaaaatgagGGTAAATTATCTGATAAAAATTTGGGCTTTGTTAACGAAACGAGTAATATAGAGGATAGAGCAAACCAATACTATTTcccttttaatatatactttttgtGCTCTAACATTTTTGACGAAAAATTTGACAAAATAGAATGTATGTACgatataataatttgtttttctgtTTTGAAATGGATACAGTTAAATTATGGGGATGATTGTTTAGTTCTCTTTTTTAAGTTAGTCcataaaatgttaaaatcAGGAGGATATTTCATATTAGAATAtcataaagaaataaaatataaaataaaatcaaatgagaagaaatattataaacacGAAACGAAGctaaattatgataattttgaCGACCTTGTACAGGGAACATGTCACAATACACATAAAATGGTGCTTATTGAGAAAACACATTTTAGAGAGAATGAGAGGAAGGGAGATATTCAACGGAAAAAGAAAGGATCGGGCATGTTTAACAGAACTATTTGCATTTATCGAAAAGTGTAG